In a genomic window of Myxococcales bacterium:
- a CDS encoding YbaN family protein: protein MAWAPVRWLYLLLGWVFFALGVAGVILPAVPATPFMLLALWAWSRSSPRLEAWLLAHRVFGPTLRAWQAHRVISWKAKAVAWVSMAASLIYLLFVRQAAWWILAITVAVMAYGVWFMARCPSRAPSPPTPASG, encoded by the coding sequence ATGGCCTGGGCGCCCGTCCGCTGGCTCTACCTGTTGCTCGGGTGGGTGTTCTTCGCCCTCGGCGTCGCCGGCGTGATCTTGCCCGCGGTGCCGGCGACGCCGTTCATGCTGCTGGCGCTGTGGGCGTGGTCGCGCAGCTCGCCGCGGCTCGAGGCGTGGCTCTTGGCGCACCGGGTGTTCGGCCCGACCCTGCGGGCGTGGCAGGCCCACCGGGTGATCTCGTGGAAGGCCAAGGCCGTGGCCTGGGTGTCGATGGCCGCCAGCCTGATCTACCTGCTCTTCGTCCGGCAGGCCGCGTGGTGGATCCTGGCGATCACCGTCGCGGTGATGGCCTACGGCGTGTGGTTCATGGCGCGGTGCCCGTCGCGCGCACCGTCGCCGCCGACGCCCGCGTCAGGGTAG